One window of Candidatus Nitrospira kreftii genomic DNA carries:
- a CDS encoding hypothetical protein (conserved protein of unknown function) has translation MSEPISKRLYSVKEAGKYLGRSPWGIRHLIWEGHLPQVRQGRRVMVDIVDMDKFIEKHKRESTDGYDISQEEAGPDNG, from the coding sequence ATGAGTGAGCCAATTAGCAAACGGTTGTACAGTGTGAAGGAGGCTGGGAAGTATCTCGGTCGAAGTCCATGGGGGATTCGGCATCTGATTTGGGAAGGGCATCTCCCGCAAGTCCGACAGGGACGGCGTGTGATGGTCGACATTGTGGACATGGATAAGTTCATTGAGAAACACAAGAGGGAGAGCACCGATGGGTATGATATATCGCAGGAAGAAGCGGGACCCGACAACGGGTAA
- a CDS encoding hypothetical protein (conserved protein of unknown function), translated as MPKKEAVSHQGTINIRGVPKDLVYRLKQAALAERRTVKAFLLALAEERIEELEKKGLLPKGK; from the coding sequence ATGCCCAAGAAAGAGGCCGTCAGTCACCAAGGCACGATCAACATTCGAGGTGTTCCGAAGGACTTGGTATATCGATTGAAGCAAGCTGCTTTGGCAGAACGGCGGACCGTGAAAGCGTTTCTCCTGGCTCTAGCTGAGGAGCGTATTGAAGAACTCGAAAAGAAAGGGCTGCTACCGAAGGGGAAATAG
- a CDS encoding hypothetical protein (conserved protein of unknown function): MGMLYKRGNVFWIKYYAGGRPIRESTGTAKQKDAERFLKDREGRVAMGAPALPKIERVRFAEIADALVQDYTISGKRDLRDVSIKFSPVRAFFDQYRLPAITSAVIASYIQLRQAAGLANGTINRELSILGKALRLAHDRGQLVRVPRIHMLQEAAPRAGFFEQADFERVRRQLGSRPDLQTAVTVMYTYGWRVSEVLGLSLAQVDLGARTLRLDPGQTKNGEGRTVYFTPELETMLLHQVERVRALSTKLQRVLPYLFPNPLKGRFYGQQLRNFRKAWDVACQQAGVPGMIRHDLRRTAVRNLVRSGVTETVAMKITGHKTRSVFDRYNIVSAADLQEASNKLHGHSLGTNHESTLTPVTITR; this comes from the coding sequence ATGGGCATGCTGTATAAGCGGGGCAACGTCTTTTGGATCAAGTACTATGCAGGCGGTCGCCCGATTCGCGAAAGTACAGGCACCGCGAAGCAGAAGGACGCCGAGCGATTCCTCAAGGATCGAGAAGGCCGTGTCGCCATGGGGGCCCCGGCCCTGCCGAAGATTGAGCGGGTGCGGTTTGCTGAGATTGCGGACGCCTTGGTGCAGGACTACACAATCTCGGGCAAGCGTGACTTACGAGACGTGAGCATCAAGTTCAGTCCTGTCCGGGCCTTCTTCGATCAGTACCGTTTACCCGCGATCACGTCGGCTGTCATTGCCTCCTATATCCAGCTCCGTCAGGCGGCAGGCTTAGCGAATGGGACAATTAACCGGGAACTCTCCATTCTCGGGAAAGCCCTGCGGTTAGCGCACGATCGGGGGCAACTCGTGCGGGTGCCACGGATTCACATGCTGCAGGAAGCGGCTCCTCGGGCGGGATTCTTTGAGCAAGCGGACTTTGAGCGAGTCCGGCGACAGCTGGGCAGCCGACCGGATCTGCAAACCGCCGTCACTGTCATGTATACCTACGGCTGGCGAGTCAGTGAAGTCCTGGGATTGAGCTTAGCTCAAGTCGATCTCGGCGCGAGAACCTTGCGCCTGGATCCTGGGCAGACGAAGAACGGGGAAGGCCGGACGGTCTACTTCACGCCAGAGCTGGAAACAATGCTCTTGCACCAAGTTGAGCGGGTCCGAGCCCTGTCCACGAAGTTGCAGCGGGTCCTCCCCTATCTCTTTCCCAATCCCCTCAAGGGCCGGTTCTATGGGCAACAGCTCCGGAACTTCCGCAAGGCGTGGGATGTGGCCTGCCAACAGGCCGGGGTCCCGGGGATGATCCGGCACGATCTCCGAAGGACCGCCGTGAGGAACTTGGTTCGCTCTGGCGTCACCGAAACTGTGGCTATGAAGATCACCGGCCATAAGACCCGGTCGGTGTTCGACCGCTACAATATTGTGAGTGCGGCGGATCTCCAGGAGGCGTCGAACAAACTTCATGGGCACAGTTTAGGCACAAATCACGAATCGACCTTGACACCTGTCACGATAACCCGTTAA
- a CDS encoding Transcriptional regulator, AbrB family: MLESTITRKGQVTIPKAIRDRLGVKEGEKVLFVMRGDEVVLKVVKGTILDLRGSVQPSAHPEDFEKIRQSVRQTVAKKMVGHG, translated from the coding sequence ATGTTGGAATCTACGATAACCCGAAAAGGGCAGGTTACAATTCCCAAGGCGATTCGTGACCGCTTAGGCGTGAAAGAAGGGGAGAAAGTCCTCTTTGTGATGCGAGGGGATGAAGTCGTCTTGAAGGTCGTCAAAGGGACCATTCTTGATCTCAGAGGATCTGTCCAGCCATCAGCGCACCCGGAAGATTTTGAGAAGATTCGCCAGTCTGTGAGGCAGACCGTAGCCAAGAAGATGGTCGGACATGGCTAG
- a CDS encoding hypothetical protein (conserved protein of unknown function) has protein sequence MGPSRTELMQFKVTPDERKLIEKVANKQGCTVSEYVRSAVIMDMVLEGEVDAMKVVVESIGRKAVQVLRKRADRLADLGGEG, from the coding sequence ATGGGTCCATCACGCACAGAGCTGATGCAGTTCAAGGTTACGCCGGATGAGCGAAAGTTGATTGAGAAAGTTGCGAATAAGCAGGGTTGCACCGTTTCAGAATACGTAAGAAGTGCCGTCATCATGGACATGGTCTTGGAGGGCGAGGTGGACGCTATGAAGGTGGTAGTCGAGTCAATCGGTCGGAAGGCTGTTCAAGTGCTGAGAAAGCGTGCGGATCGGTTGGCCGATCTTGGTGGAGAAGGATAG
- a CDS encoding hypothetical protein (conserved protein of unknown function) — translation MDDDSLSSLYVVGGTCIYLLPAFIALWRGHPSCIPILIVNLLLGWTVIGWVGTLVWTLKRRQTNPDRD, via the coding sequence ATGGACGATGATAGCCTCAGTAGCCTCTATGTCGTGGGCGGGACTTGCATCTATCTCCTTCCCGCGTTTATCGCCCTCTGGCGAGGGCATCCCAGCTGCATCCCGATTTTGATCGTGAATCTCTTGTTAGGGTGGACCGTGATCGGCTGGGTGGGCACGTTGGTCTGGACATTAAAGCGCCGTCAAACGAATCCTGACCGAGATTAG
- a CDS encoding Ribonuclease VapC, which produces MASLFVDTNVFLRFLTNDDPVKAKRAESLFRDALRGKVKLATSLLVIAEIVWTLESFYKLEKSDIAAKVEKILNTANLHCPEAPLLFMALDLYVHANIDFVDAYNAFHMKDQGLTQILTYDRKHFTRISWVRIGDL; this is translated from the coding sequence ATGGCTAGTCTCTTCGTTGATACCAATGTCTTTCTCCGTTTTCTGACCAACGACGATCCGGTAAAAGCCAAGCGCGCCGAGTCACTGTTTCGTGATGCCCTGCGAGGAAAAGTCAAATTGGCAACCAGTCTGCTGGTCATCGCGGAGATTGTTTGGACACTCGAATCCTTCTATAAGCTGGAGAAGTCGGATATCGCCGCGAAGGTCGAAAAGATCCTGAATACAGCCAATCTGCACTGTCCGGAAGCCCCGTTGCTCTTTATGGCCCTGGATCTCTATGTTCACGCAAACATTGATTTTGTGGATGCGTACAACGCCTTCCATATGAAAGACCAGGGACTCACACAGATCCTCACCTATGATCGCAAACACTTCACCCGTATTTCATGGGTTCGGATTGGGGATTTGTGA
- a CDS encoding hypothetical protein (conserved protein of unknown function), producing MKLARMNISIPIQLKAKLDAERKRGTSAAGLIRHLLEEYFKSKKAA from the coding sequence ATGAAGCTGGCTCGCATGAATATTTCAATTCCAATACAGCTCAAAGCCAAGCTCGACGCCGAACGTAAGCGCGGCACGAGTGCGGCGGGGCTCATTCGGCATTTACTCGAAGAGTATTTCAAGAGCAAGAAGGCCGCATGA